The proteins below are encoded in one region of Cololabis saira isolate AMF1-May2022 chromosome 21, fColSai1.1, whole genome shotgun sequence:
- the LOC133421946 gene encoding hemoglobin embryonic subunit alpha-like: protein MTSLTAKDKAAVKAFWAKAATKADEIGRDALARMLVVYPQTKTYFSHWKDLSANSAPVKKHGKTVMGGVADAVSKIDDLTAGLLDLSELHAFTLRVDPANFKILSHNILVVMAINFPGDFTPEVHVAMDKFLASLALALAEKYR, encoded by the exons ATGACTAGTCTCACAGCCAAGGACAAAGCTGCAGTGAAGGCCTTCTGGGCCAAAGCCGCCACCAAGGCGGATGAGATCGGCAGAGATGCGCTGGCCAG GATGCTGGTGGTGTACCCCCAGACCAAAACCTACTTCTCCCACTGGAAGGACCTGAGTGCCAACTCCGCCCCGGTGAAGAAGCACGGAAAGACCGTGATGGGTGGAGTTGCTGACGCCGTCAGCAAAATCGATGACCTGACTGCAGGTCTGCTGGACCTCAGTGAGCTGCACGCCTTCACCCTGCGAGTGGACCCTGCCAACTTCAAG ATCCTGTCCCACAACATCCTGGTGGTCATGGCCATCAACTTCCCCGGTGACTTCACCCCTGAGGTCCATGTGGCTATGGACAAGTTCCTGGCATCTCTGGCTCTGGCCCTGGCTGAGAAGTACCGGTGA